Proteins encoded within one genomic window of Triticum aestivum cultivar Chinese Spring chromosome 2D, IWGSC CS RefSeq v2.1, whole genome shotgun sequence:
- the LOC123052533 gene encoding 60S ribosomal protein L36a — protein MVNVPKTKKTYCKNKECKKHTLHKVTQYKKGKDSLSAQGKRRYDRKQSGYGGQTKPVFHKKAKTTKKIVLKLQCQSCKHYSQRAIKRCKHFEIGGDKKGKGTSLF, from the exons ATG GTGAATGttccgaagaccaagaagacctaCTGCAAAAACAAGGAGTGCAAGAAGCACACACTTCATAAGGTCACTCAGTACAAGAAGGGTAAGGACAGTCTGTCTGCCCAGGGAAAGCGTCGTTATGACAGGAAGCAGTCGGGATATGGTGGTCAGACCAAGCCTGTTTTCCACAAGAAG GCAAAAACCACAAAGAAGATTGTGCTGAAGCTGCAATGCCAGAGCTGCAAGCACTACTCCCAGCGTGCCATCAAG AGGTGCAAGCATTTTGAGATCGGTGGAGACAAGAAGGGCAAGGGGACATCTCTTTTCTAG